A single genomic interval of Rhizobium leguminosarum bv. trifolii WSM1325 harbors:
- a CDS encoding domain of unknown function DUF1730 (PFAM: domain of unknown function DUF1730; HEAT domain containing protein~KEGG: rec:RHECIAT_CH0000346 putative iron-sulfur cluster binding protein), whose translation MPEPDNVDKERRRRDNLTEFVRAESAAKGFDLCRITRPDAIPEAKERLGQFIDAGRHGTMDWMAETRDRRGDPRALWSEVRSVVVFGLNYAPEEDPRGILDKPDKAAISVYARNRDYHDVIKGRLKEIATRFAARAGADVKVFVDTAPVMEKPLAAAAGLGWQGKHTNLVSRMHGSWLFLGTMFTTADLVIDAPESDHCGTCRACLDICPTAAFPAPYQIDARRCISYLTIEHKGPIDADLRILIGNRIYGCDDCLAACPWNKFASSASEMKLQAREDLKEPSIAFLLTLDDAAFRAFFSGSPVKRIGRDRFVRNVLIAAGNSGDKALIGPCRRLSDDPSPVVRGMAVWALSRLMEAGEFAAFAAQRADERDDDVLNEWRLAGVG comes from the coding sequence ATGCCCGAACCTGACAATGTCGACAAAGAGCGCCGCCGCCGCGACAATTTGACCGAGTTCGTTCGGGCGGAATCTGCCGCCAAGGGCTTCGATCTTTGCCGCATCACGCGACCGGACGCGATCCCTGAAGCGAAAGAGCGTCTCGGCCAGTTCATCGATGCCGGGCGTCACGGGACGATGGACTGGATGGCGGAGACGCGCGACCGGCGCGGCGATCCGCGCGCACTCTGGAGCGAGGTGCGCTCCGTCGTCGTCTTCGGCCTCAATTACGCTCCGGAAGAAGATCCCCGCGGCATTCTCGACAAGCCGGACAAGGCAGCGATATCAGTCTATGCCCGCAACCGCGATTATCACGACGTCATCAAGGGCCGGCTGAAGGAGATCGCCACGCGCTTTGCGGCGCGGGCAGGCGCCGATGTAAAGGTCTTCGTCGATACGGCGCCGGTGATGGAAAAGCCCTTAGCGGCGGCGGCCGGGCTCGGCTGGCAGGGGAAACATACCAATCTCGTCAGCCGCATGCACGGCTCCTGGTTGTTCCTCGGCACGATGTTCACCACCGCCGATCTTGTGATCGACGCGCCGGAGAGCGATCATTGCGGCACCTGCCGCGCCTGCCTCGACATCTGTCCGACGGCTGCCTTCCCGGCGCCTTACCAGATCGACGCGCGGCGCTGCATCTCTTATCTCACCATCGAGCACAAGGGACCGATCGACGCCGATTTGCGCATATTGATCGGCAATCGCATCTACGGCTGCGACGACTGTCTTGCCGCCTGTCCCTGGAACAAGTTCGCAAGCTCCGCCTCCGAGATGAAGCTACAGGCGCGGGAAGATCTGAAGGAGCCGTCGATCGCCTTTCTGCTGACGCTTGACGATGCCGCCTTCCGTGCCTTTTTCAGCGGCTCGCCGGTGAAGCGGATCGGCCGCGACCGTTTCGTCCGCAACGTGCTGATCGCCGCCGGCAATTCCGGCGACAAGGCGCTCATCGGGCCATGTCGCCGGCTTTCAGACGATCCCTCACCCGTGGTGCGCGGCATGGCGGTCTGGGCACTTTCGCGGCTGATGGAGGCCGGCGAATTTGCGGCCTTTGCCGCACAAAGGGCGGATGAGAGAGATGACGACGTCCTGAACGAATGGCGATTGGCGGGAGTGGGTTGA
- a CDS encoding Glutathione S-transferase domain protein (PFAM: Glutathione S-transferase domain~KEGG: rec:RHECIAT_CH0000347 glutathione S-transferase protein) has protein sequence MPTLYHHPMSSASRFVRLILAEYGYQADLIEEQTWEKRRDFLALNPAGTLPVYVDDSMRALCGASVISEYLDETHGVLKRDRRLLAEDPFQRAEIRRLTEWFMQKMENDVTKPLARERVYKLQMTADQGGGAPDSKVLRTARANIRQHMRYLTWLAGSRQWLAGERMSYADLAAAASISILDYLGEIEWADSPVVKDWYQRLKSRPSFRPMLTERVRGLTPVSHYADLDF, from the coding sequence ATGCCCACGCTTTATCATCATCCCATGTCATCCGCATCTCGCTTCGTCCGGCTGATCCTGGCGGAATACGGCTATCAGGCGGATCTGATCGAGGAGCAGACATGGGAGAAGCGCCGGGATTTCCTGGCGCTCAATCCGGCCGGCACGCTGCCTGTTTATGTCGACGACAGCATGCGCGCGCTCTGCGGCGCGAGCGTCATTTCCGAATATCTGGACGAGACGCACGGCGTCTTGAAGCGCGACCGGCGGCTGCTCGCCGAAGACCCTTTCCAGCGGGCGGAAATCCGCCGGCTGACCGAATGGTTCATGCAGAAGATGGAAAACGACGTGACCAAGCCGCTCGCCCGCGAGCGTGTCTACAAGTTGCAGATGACCGCCGATCAGGGCGGCGGCGCGCCGGATTCGAAGGTTTTACGCACGGCCCGCGCGAATATCCGTCAGCATATGCGTTATCTCACCTGGCTTGCCGGCTCGCGTCAGTGGCTGGCGGGCGAGCGGATGAGCTATGCCGACCTTGCCGCCGCGGCCTCGATCTCGATCCTCGATTATCTCGGCGAGATCGAGTGGGCGGATTCGCCCGTCGTCAAGGACTGGTACCAGCGGCTGAAGTCACGTCCCTCCTTCCGGCCGATGCTGACCGAGCGCGTGCGCGGCCTGACACCGGTTTCACACTATGCCGATCTGGATTTCTGA
- a CDS encoding Undecaprenyl-diphosphatase (PFAM: Bacitracin resistance protein BacA~KEGG: ret:RHE_CH00310 undecaprenyl pyrophosphate phosphatase), whose translation MDYINAAILGVIEGITEFLPISSTGHLIIAEQWLGHRSDMFNIVIQAGAILAVTIIYWRRLLDLVLGWRDPVNRDYAAKLIVAFLITAILGLIVKKLGFELPETATPIAWALIIGGIWMIFAEWAAARRPPHKEITWLVAILVGIAQIVAGVFPGTSRSGATIFVAMLAGTGNRAAATEFAFLVGIPTMYAASAYELLKTFRDGGAAGEDWTALGIAFVVSTVVAFIAVKWLLAYIRSNRFTLFAIYRIILGVLLLGMAATGLIA comes from the coding sequence ATGGATTATATAAATGCTGCAATTCTCGGTGTCATAGAGGGGATCACCGAATTTCTGCCGATCTCGAGCACCGGCCACCTGATCATTGCCGAGCAATGGCTCGGACATCGGTCGGACATGTTCAACATCGTTATTCAGGCGGGCGCCATCCTCGCCGTCACCATCATCTACTGGCGTCGTCTGCTGGATCTGGTGCTTGGCTGGCGTGATCCCGTCAATCGCGACTATGCCGCCAAGCTGATCGTCGCGTTTCTCATCACCGCAATTCTCGGACTTATCGTCAAGAAGCTCGGCTTTGAACTGCCGGAGACCGCAACACCGATCGCCTGGGCGCTCATCATCGGCGGTATCTGGATGATCTTTGCCGAATGGGCCGCCGCCCGCAGGCCGCCGCATAAAGAGATTACCTGGCTTGTCGCCATCCTGGTCGGCATCGCCCAGATCGTTGCCGGCGTCTTCCCGGGAACCTCGCGCTCCGGCGCCACCATCTTCGTCGCCATGCTGGCAGGCACGGGCAACCGCGCCGCGGCGACCGAGTTTGCCTTTCTCGTCGGCATACCCACAATGTACGCGGCAAGCGCCTATGAATTGCTGAAGACGTTCAGGGATGGCGGAGCGGCAGGCGAAGACTGGACGGCGCTCGGCATCGCCTTCGTCGTCTCCACCGTCGTCGCCTTCATCGCGGTCAAATGGCTGCTTGCCTATATCAGAAGCAACCGGTTTACCCTGTTTGCCATCTACCGCATCATTCTCGGCGTCTTGCTGCTCGGCATGGCCGCGACCGGCTTGATTGCCTGA
- a CDS encoding conserved hypothetical protein (KEGG: ret:RHE_CH00311 hypothetical protein), with amino-acid sequence MGKSIALLFACAALVILAGSFVAPGSVAAVKGDCSPAYGVDPCSTASIIH; translated from the coding sequence ATGGGCAAGTCAATCGCGCTCCTGTTTGCGTGTGCGGCGCTGGTTATCCTTGCAGGCTCTTTCGTTGCGCCCGGTTCGGTCGCGGCGGTAAAGGGCGATTGCTCGCCGGCCTACGGCGTCGATCCTTGCTCGACGGCTTCGATCATCCATTGA
- a CDS encoding NAD-dependent epimerase/dehydratase (PFAM: NAD-dependent epimerase/dehydratase; 3-beta hydroxysteroid dehydrogenase/isomerase; Male sterility domain; dTDP-4-dehydrorhamnose reductase; NmrA family protein~KEGG: ret:RHE_CH00312 NADH dehydrogenase/NADH dehydrogenase (ubiquinone) protein) produces the protein MTLANLPPLVTVFGGSGFVGRHVVRALAKRGYNIRVAVRRPDLAGFLQPLGNVGQISFVQANLRYRSSIDRAVDGASHVVNCVGILHEAGRNTFDAVQEFGGRAVAEAARGAGATLTHISAIGADAKSDSDYGRTQGRAETAILSVKTDAVIFRPSIVFGPEDSFFNKFAEMARMSPILPLIGGGKTKFQPVYVEDIAEAVARAVDGKVAGGKVYELGGPEVLSFRECLETMLKVTCRKNPLVSLPFGIASMIGSIASLVPFITPPITPDQVRMLKRDNVVSKEAEAEGRTLKGLGIAPTMVASVLGSYLVHYRPHGQYTGTGKAA, from the coding sequence ATGACCCTTGCCAACCTGCCGCCGCTCGTTACCGTGTTCGGAGGCTCCGGTTTCGTGGGCAGGCACGTGGTTCGGGCGCTGGCCAAGCGCGGTTATAACATCCGCGTCGCCGTGCGCCGTCCCGATCTCGCCGGCTTCCTGCAGCCGCTCGGCAATGTCGGCCAGATCTCCTTCGTGCAGGCGAACCTGCGCTACCGCAGCTCGATCGACCGCGCCGTCGACGGGGCAAGCCATGTCGTCAACTGCGTCGGCATTCTGCACGAGGCCGGCCGCAACACATTCGACGCCGTGCAGGAATTCGGCGGCCGTGCGGTTGCCGAAGCGGCGCGCGGCGCGGGTGCGACGCTGACGCATATTTCGGCGATCGGCGCCGACGCGAAATCCGATTCCGACTATGGCCGCACCCAGGGCCGCGCCGAAACGGCCATCCTGTCGGTCAAGACCGATGCGGTGATCTTCCGTCCGTCGATCGTCTTCGGACCGGAGGACAGCTTCTTCAACAAGTTTGCCGAGATGGCACGCATGTCGCCGATCCTGCCGCTTATTGGCGGCGGCAAGACGAAATTCCAGCCTGTCTATGTCGAGGATATCGCCGAGGCCGTCGCCCGCGCCGTCGACGGCAAGGTCGCCGGCGGCAAGGTCTATGAGCTTGGCGGGCCTGAGGTGCTCAGCTTCCGTGAATGTCTCGAGACGATGCTGAAGGTAACGTGCCGTAAGAACCCGCTGGTATCCCTGCCCTTCGGCATCGCTTCGATGATCGGCAGCATCGCTTCGCTGGTCCCCTTCATAACGCCGCCGATCACGCCGGATCAGGTGCGCATGCTGAAGCGCGACAATGTCGTCTCCAAGGAAGCCGAGGCGGAAGGCCGCACGCTGAAGGGCCTCGGCATTGCGCCCACCATGGTGGCATCGGTGCTTGGCTCCTATCTCGTGCACTATCGTCCGCACGGCCAGTATACCGGCACCGGCAAGGCCGCCTGA
- a CDS encoding protein of unknown function DUF1330 (PFAM: protein of unknown function DUF1330~KEGG: rec:RHECIAT_CH0000351 hypothetical protein), with protein MAKGYWIARVDVRDAERYKDYVAAAKPAFEKYGANFLARGGAFTELEGKARVRNVVIEFPSMQHAVDCYNSPEYQIAAKIRQEAADAEMVVVEGV; from the coding sequence ATGGCCAAAGGATACTGGATCGCCCGCGTCGACGTTCGCGATGCCGAGCGCTACAAGGATTACGTGGCGGCCGCCAAGCCGGCCTTCGAAAAATATGGCGCGAATTTCCTGGCGCGCGGCGGCGCCTTTACCGAACTCGAGGGCAAGGCGCGCGTCCGCAACGTAGTGATTGAATTCCCGTCGATGCAGCATGCGGTCGACTGCTACAATTCGCCGGAATATCAGATCGCCGCGAAAATCCGCCAGGAGGCCGCGGATGCGGAAATGGTCGTCGTCGAAGGCGTCTGA
- a CDS encoding orotidine 5'-phosphate decarboxylase (KEGG: ret:RHE_CH00314 orotidine 5'-phosphate decarboxylase~TIGRFAM: orotidine 5'-phosphate decarboxylase~PFAM: Orotidine 5'-phosphate decarboxylase): protein MDARERLIVGLDVPTIGEAERLVSTLGDDILFYKIGYQLVFAGGLEFARDLAASGKKIFLDMKLLDIDNTVASGVENIAKMGMSMLTLHAYPKAMKAAVEAAAGSGLCLLGVTVLTSMDADDLAEAGYSQDPHSLVLRRAEQARAAGMGGIVCSAEEAAAVREIVGPDMAIVTPGIRPDGSDKGDQKRVMTPFDALKAGATHLVVGRPVVKAPDPRDAARAILSEMVSALWPANR from the coding sequence ATGGACGCACGCGAGCGGTTGATCGTCGGCCTGGATGTTCCAACGATCGGCGAGGCGGAAAGACTGGTTTCCACGCTCGGCGACGACATTCTCTTCTACAAGATCGGCTATCAGCTGGTCTTTGCCGGCGGCCTGGAATTCGCCCGTGATCTTGCCGCAAGCGGCAAGAAGATCTTTCTCGACATGAAGCTGCTCGACATCGACAACACTGTCGCCTCCGGCGTCGAGAACATCGCCAAGATGGGCATGTCGATGCTGACGCTGCATGCCTATCCGAAAGCCATGAAGGCAGCGGTCGAGGCCGCAGCCGGCTCCGGCCTCTGCCTGCTCGGCGTGACCGTGCTGACCTCGATGGATGCCGACGACCTTGCCGAGGCGGGCTACAGCCAGGATCCGCACAGCCTGGTGCTGCGCCGCGCCGAACAGGCGCGCGCAGCCGGCATGGGCGGTATCGTCTGCTCGGCGGAAGAAGCGGCTGCAGTGCGCGAAATCGTCGGACCCGACATGGCCATCGTCACCCCCGGCATTCGCCCTGATGGTAGCGACAAGGGCGACCAGAAGCGGGTGATGACGCCTTTCGACGCGCTGAAGGCGGGAGCGACGCATCTCGTTGTCGGCCGGCCTGTCGTCAAGGCTCCGGATCCCCGCGATGCCGCCCGCGCGATCCTCAGCGAGATGGTGAGCGCGCTCTGGCCGGCAAATCGCTGA
- a CDS encoding Phosphoglycerate mutase (PFAM: Phosphoglycerate mutase~KEGG: rec:RHECIAT_CH0000353 putative phosphoglycerate mutase protein) — MFGIYITHPQVRIDPNVPVPKWGLSDVGAARARKAAESGWARQLQRIVSSDETKAIETAEILAEASGVTIEIVHATHENDRTATGFLPPPQFEEAADWFFAHPEQSFKGWERAVDAQARIVEAVNAVLATHDATAPIAFVGHGGVGTLLKCHLAGSPIARDRDQPGGGGNLYAFGLADRRLACDWTPIEDWQG; from the coding sequence ATGTTCGGGATCTACATCACTCATCCGCAGGTCAGGATCGACCCAAACGTGCCGGTGCCGAAATGGGGGCTTTCCGATGTCGGCGCGGCGCGGGCGCGCAAAGCGGCAGAGAGCGGCTGGGCGAGGCAATTGCAACGCATCGTCTCCAGCGACGAGACGAAGGCGATCGAGACGGCCGAAATCCTGGCGGAAGCGTCCGGCGTGACGATCGAGATCGTCCACGCGACGCACGAGAACGACCGCACGGCCACCGGCTTCCTGCCGCCGCCGCAATTCGAAGAGGCGGCCGACTGGTTCTTCGCCCATCCGGAACAAAGCTTCAAGGGCTGGGAGCGCGCAGTCGACGCGCAGGCCCGCATCGTCGAGGCCGTTAATGCCGTTCTTGCCACGCATGATGCGACGGCGCCGATCGCCTTTGTCGGCCATGGCGGCGTCGGCACGCTGCTAAAATGCCATCTGGCGGGCAGCCCGATCGCGCGCGACCGCGACCAGCCCGGCGGCGGCGGCAATCTCTATGCTTTCGGTCTTGCGGATCGGCGCCTAGCATGCGACTGGACGCCCATCGAAGACTGGCAGGGGTGA
- a CDS encoding phosphatidylethanolamine N-methyltransferase or phosphatidyl-N-methylethanolaminen-methyltransferase (KEGG: ret:RHE_CH00316 phosphatidylethanolamine N-methyltransferase/phosphatidyl-N-methylethanolaminen-methyltransfe r ase protein) → MSLRVKVKERLGKKFDDEIRFFRGMMQGPKTVGSIVPTSSITAKRMASVVDIHSGLPVLELGPGTGAITKAILGRGVRPENLVAIEYSTDFHKHLQRTYPGVHFINGDAFDLQSTLGNFSGLTFDSVVSGIPLLNFPMAKRISLLESLLDRLPAGRPMVQISYGAISPIAANPDRYHIQHFDFVMRNIPPAQLWIYKRG, encoded by the coding sequence ATGAGCTTACGGGTCAAGGTGAAGGAACGGTTGGGCAAGAAGTTCGACGACGAGATCCGCTTCTTCCGGGGCATGATGCAGGGGCCGAAGACGGTGGGCTCGATCGTGCCGACCTCCTCGATCACGGCGAAGCGCATGGCAAGCGTCGTCGATATCCATTCCGGGCTGCCGGTGCTTGAACTCGGACCGGGCACGGGTGCTATCACCAAGGCCATTCTCGGCCGCGGCGTCCGTCCGGAAAATCTCGTCGCAATCGAATATTCGACGGATTTTCATAAACATCTGCAGCGGACCTATCCCGGCGTGCACTTCATCAACGGCGATGCCTTCGATCTTCAGAGTACTCTTGGCAATTTCAGCGGTCTCACCTTCGATTCCGTCGTCTCGGGTATTCCGCTGCTGAATTTCCCGATGGCGAAGCGCATCTCGCTGCTCGAAAGCCTGCTCGATCGACTGCCGGCCGGCCGGCCGATGGTGCAGATTTCCTATGGCGCGATCTCGCCGATCGCCGCCAATCCCGACCGCTACCATATCCAGCATTTCGACTTCGTCATGCGCAATATTCCGCCGGCGCAGCTCTGGATCTATAAGCGCGGCTGA
- a CDS encoding protein of unknown function DUF72 (PFAM: protein of unknown function DUF72~KEGG: rec:RHECIAT_CH0000355 hypothetical protein) has protein sequence MTKKTGTVRIGISGWTYAPWRGQFYPKDLPQKQELSYAARHFRSIEINGTFYGLQRPESFGRWREETPEDFVFAVKGPRFITHMLRLQDIQTALANFLASGLLRLGPKLGPILWQFPPNMVFDPSLFESFLSLLPHDRDAATALAKRHDWHIKGPAWLKCDGHQPIRHALEIRHESFRSPAFIDMLRRHRVALVCADTVKWPLLMDVTADFIYCRLHGSEKLYVSGYEGEALDIWAQRIRAWATGGEAENATRVLAPVAARSKGRDVYLYFDNTDVKLRAPIDADQLSERLADLMPGSAPKAA, from the coding sequence ATGACCAAAAAGACGGGAACGGTGCGCATCGGCATATCCGGCTGGACCTATGCGCCCTGGCGCGGTCAATTCTACCCGAAGGACCTGCCGCAGAAGCAGGAGCTTTCCTACGCCGCCCGGCACTTCCGGTCGATCGAGATCAACGGCACCTTCTACGGATTGCAGCGGCCCGAAAGCTTCGGCCGCTGGCGCGAGGAAACGCCGGAGGATTTCGTCTTCGCAGTCAAGGGACCGCGCTTCATCACCCATATGCTGCGGCTGCAGGATATCCAGACGGCGCTCGCCAATTTCCTCGCCTCCGGCCTTTTGCGGCTTGGTCCCAAGCTCGGACCGATCCTCTGGCAATTCCCGCCGAACATGGTCTTCGACCCATCCCTTTTCGAGAGCTTTTTGTCGCTGCTGCCGCACGACCGCGACGCAGCGACAGCGCTTGCGAAGCGTCACGACTGGCATATCAAGGGACCGGCCTGGCTTAAATGCGACGGGCACCAGCCGATCCGGCATGCGCTGGAGATTCGCCACGAGAGCTTCCGCTCACCCGCTTTCATCGACATGCTCAGGCGGCACAGGGTCGCTCTCGTCTGCGCCGATACGGTGAAATGGCCACTGCTGATGGATGTCACCGCCGATTTCATCTACTGCCGCCTGCATGGTTCCGAAAAGCTCTATGTCAGCGGCTACGAGGGCGAAGCGCTCGACATATGGGCGCAACGCATCCGCGCCTGGGCCACGGGTGGAGAAGCTGAGAATGCGACGCGAGTGCTGGCGCCCGTAGCGGCGCGCAGCAAAGGCCGTGACGTCTATCTCTATTTCGACAATACCGATGTGAAGCTGCGCGCGCCTATCGATGCCGATCAATTGAGCGAAAGGCTCGCCGATCTCATGCCCGGTTCAGCGCCGAAAGCCGCATGA
- a CDS encoding DNA polymerase III, beta subunit (KEGG: rec:RHECIAT_CH0000356 DNA polymerase III, beta chain protein~TIGRFAM: DNA polymerase III, beta subunit~PFAM: DNA polymerase III beta chain~SMART: DNA polymerase III beta chain): protein MRITIERSNLLKSLNHVHRVVERRNTIPILSNVLLKADGQKLDMKATDLDLEITEATPASVEQPGATTVPAHLLYDIVRKLSDGSEVLLATSPDGGAMTVQSGRSKFSLQCLPESDFPDLTAGTFTHSFKLKAADLKMLIDRTQFAISTEETRYYLNGIFFHTIESNGQLKLRAVATDGHRLARADVDAPSGSEGMPGIIIPRKTVGELQKLVDNPEVMVTVEVSDAKIRLTIGSIVMTSKLIDGTFPDYQRVIPTGNDKEMRVDCTSFAQAVDRVSTISSERGRAVKLALSEGQLMLTVNNPDSGSATEEVAVGYDTDAMEIGFNAKYLLDITAQLSGEEAIFLLADAGSPTLIRDTAGDDALYVLMPMRV from the coding sequence ATGCGTATTACTATTGAGCGGTCAAACCTGTTGAAATCGCTGAACCACGTCCACCGCGTGGTCGAACGTCGCAACACGATCCCGATCCTGTCCAACGTATTGCTCAAAGCCGACGGCCAGAAGCTCGATATGAAGGCGACCGACCTCGACCTCGAAATCACCGAGGCGACACCTGCTAGCGTCGAGCAGCCCGGCGCCACCACCGTTCCCGCGCATCTTCTCTACGACATCGTGCGCAAGCTTTCCGACGGATCGGAAGTGCTGCTTGCCACCAGCCCCGATGGCGGCGCGATGACCGTGCAGTCCGGCCGCTCGAAATTCTCGCTGCAATGCCTGCCGGAATCGGACTTCCCTGATCTCACGGCCGGCACCTTCACGCATTCCTTCAAGCTGAAGGCGGCCGATCTGAAGATGCTGATCGACCGCACCCAATTCGCGATTTCGACGGAAGAGACGCGTTATTATCTGAACGGCATCTTCTTCCACACGATCGAGAGCAACGGCCAGCTGAAGCTCAGGGCGGTTGCGACCGACGGCCACCGGCTGGCGCGCGCCGATGTCGATGCGCCTTCCGGCTCCGAGGGGATGCCCGGCATCATCATTCCGCGCAAGACGGTCGGCGAGCTGCAGAAGCTGGTCGACAATCCCGAGGTAATGGTGACCGTCGAGGTCTCCGACGCCAAGATCCGGCTGACGATCGGCTCGATCGTCATGACCTCGAAACTGATCGACGGCACCTTCCCGGATTATCAGCGCGTCATCCCCACCGGCAACGACAAGGAAATGCGGGTCGACTGCACGAGTTTCGCACAGGCCGTCGACCGCGTCTCGACGATCTCCTCCGAGCGCGGCCGCGCCGTCAAGCTGGCGCTTTCCGAGGGGCAGTTGATGCTGACCGTCAACAATCCCGATTCCGGCAGCGCGACGGAAGAAGTTGCCGTCGGCTACGACACGGATGCGATGGAAATCGGCTTTAATGCCAAATACTTGCTCGACATCACCGCCCAGCTTTCCGGCGAGGAAGCGATCTTCCTGCTTGCCGATGCCGGCTCGCCGACGCTGATCCGCGACACGGCGGGCGACGATGCGCTCTACGTGCTGATGCCGATGCGCGTCTGA
- a CDS encoding Uroporphyrin-III C/tetrapyrrole (Corrin/Porphyrin) methyltransferase (PFAM: Uroporphyrin-III C/tetrapyrrole (Corrin/Porphyrin) methyltransferase~KEGG: rec:RHECIAT_CH0000357 putative methyltransferase protein) has protein sequence MNEETTADAASRRSFRLHNATVPARPLEPALYLVATPIGNLGDITLRALETLAGADVLACEDTRVTRVLLDRYGIQNRPFAYHEHNADEAGPRLLQALEAGRSVALVSDAGTPLVSDPGYRLAQQAIAAGYRVIPIPGASAPLAALVGSGLPNDAFLFAGFLPAKDKARRDRLGELAAAPATLIFFESPHRIGATLLAAADVLGPMRPASVCRELTKTYEEFRRGTLADLAAHYQQVENVKGEIVLVIGPPEPVETDEADVEAMLADLSKSMPTAGAATEAARLTGLPRKVLYQRLLEIKNADGR, from the coding sequence ATGAATGAGGAAACCACAGCGGACGCCGCCAGCCGGCGAAGCTTCCGCCTGCACAATGCAACGGTGCCGGCGCGGCCGCTGGAGCCGGCGCTCTATCTCGTCGCCACTCCCATCGGCAATCTCGGCGATATCACGCTGCGGGCGCTCGAAACGCTGGCCGGCGCCGATGTGCTTGCCTGCGAAGATACACGCGTCACCCGCGTGCTGCTCGACCGCTACGGCATCCAGAACCGCCCCTTTGCCTATCACGAGCACAATGCCGACGAGGCCGGTCCAAGGCTGCTGCAGGCGCTCGAAGCCGGGCGCTCGGTGGCGCTGGTTTCCGATGCCGGCACGCCGCTGGTCTCCGATCCCGGCTATCGGCTGGCGCAGCAGGCGATAGCGGCAGGTTACCGCGTCATTCCCATTCCCGGCGCCTCCGCGCCGCTCGCAGCCCTTGTCGGCTCCGGCCTGCCGAACGATGCCTTTCTTTTCGCCGGTTTCCTGCCGGCCAAGGACAAGGCCCGCCGCGACCGGCTGGGTGAACTTGCCGCAGCACCCGCGACGCTGATCTTCTTTGAATCGCCGCATCGGATCGGCGCAACGCTTCTGGCCGCCGCCGATGTGCTGGGCCCCATGCGGCCCGCCTCCGTCTGCCGCGAGCTGACCAAGACCTATGAGGAGTTCCGTCGCGGCACGCTTGCCGACCTTGCCGCGCATTATCAGCAGGTGGAAAACGTCAAGGGCGAGATCGTCCTCGTGATCGGTCCGCCGGAGCCGGTCGAGACCGATGAGGCCGATGTCGAAGCCATGCTGGCCGACCTGTCGAAGTCGATGCCGACGGCAGGGGCCGCGACCGAGGCTGCCCGCCTCACCGGCCTGCCGCGCAAGGTGCTCTATCAGCGCCTGCTGGAGATCAAGAACGCCGATGGGCGATAA